From Bdellovibrio sp. KM01:
TTGGAAAGTATTGTGAATGTGGTGGCGTCTTTGGTTGCCCTTTATGTGATCTGGTTTTCTGCGCAGCCAGCCGACCGTGAACATCCTTACGGACACGGCAAAGCTGAATACTTCTCGGCGGCGTTCGAGGGTGGTCTGATATTTTCCGCCGCTATTTTGATTATCTATGAATCGGTTAAGGCGTTGCTTTTTCCTCACCCTCCGCAAAAGTTGGAAATTGGTATCGCTATTGTTTCCGGAGCAGCATTTTTAAATCTTTTATTGGGTTTGTATTTGAAGCGTGTCGGCAGAACTCATCATTCAGAAGCTTTGCAGGCAAGTGGCGCCCACGTTATTTCTGATGTTGTTACCACGGTTGGGGTTATCCTCGGTTTGGGGTTGGTATTGCTCACAGATATTCAGTGGCTTGACCCTGTGATTGCCATTTTAATCGGTTTGCAACTGGCTTACTCGGGATACAATATTGTTCGTGAATCCATGGGTGGTTTGTTGGATGAAATCAGTGAAACATCACTGACGGATTTGTGTGATGCTTTAGAAAAAAACCGTCGTCCTGGCATCATCAATATTCATCAGCTGCGTATCATGCGCAACGGCCGCTTTCACCACGTGGATGCCCATTTGGTGGTGCCGGAATACTGGGATGTTGCCAAAGTTCATAGTGAGTCTCAGGATTTTGAAAAAGCCGTCGTCGCGGATTATATCTTTGACGGGGAACTGGCTTTCCATTTGGACCCTTGTAAAAAATCCTACTGTTCTGAGTGTGATATGCCTGATTGCCCAATTCGTTTGCAGCCGTTCCAGGCACGTCGTCCTTTCACAGTGAAAAGCTTGACCGAAGGGCCCCCAGAGTCTAACTAGTGGGGCATGACAGACGCTCCTATTTCCACTAAACGCAGAATCAATGTAACCACGGATCTTCCTCACCAAACTGACTATACGTTGGCTTTGAACGGTGAGTATTCTCACATCGCATTTGATGAAACGCGCGTTCTTGCGAATAAAGGTAAATGGCGTTCTGACGTTTTCAAAACCGATGCGTCTGTTCCAATGGATTTGGAAGTTGGTACTGGCAACGGAACTCACTTCGCTCACTATGCTCAAAAAAATCCAAATCGTATGGTTGTGGGTTTGGAGCTAAAATATAAACCGTTGATCCAAACAATTCGCCGCGCTGATAAAGCGGGCTGCAGAAACGCTGCTGTGGCTCGTTTCCACGCATTCAATCTGACGGATATTTTTGTTCCTGGTGAAATTGATAATGTGTTCATTCATTTCCCGGATCCATGGACTTCCCCTAAGAAGCCTAAAAATCGTTTTGTACAAAAATTGAATTTGGATATCTTGTTCGATTTGCAAAAACCAGGATCGATCATTGAATTCAAAACAGATTCCTTGGTTTATTTTGACTGGGCGATGGATGAAATCCGTCAGAGCAAATACAATGTCTTGTATGAGACTCGTGACCTGCACAACTCTCCGATTAAGGCAGAAAACTTCGAAACGGCTTTTGAAAAAATCTTTTTACGCGAAGGCATCTTAATCAACTTCGTGCGTTTACAAAAGCCTCACCAATAAGACGCATCGACAGTGATGTCGCCCATGACCTGAGCCTGGCAGCTGATACGGCTGTCAGAGGCGACTTTTTTGGTTTCTCTCAGGAATTTTTCTGTCTCATTCTCGACCGTTAGATTCTCTGCACCCGAAACAATCTGAATACGACATTTTGCGCAAACGCCGTCTCCGGAACAGCTGGAAGCCACGGGGAGCCCGCCATTTAGCAGGGCTTCCATGAGGTTCGCTCCCGTTTCCACCGTCAGGGGAGTTCTATTTTTCTTAAAAGAAATCACAGGCATGTCTCATTGTAGCTGACGCACTCCAAAACAAGCAAAGAAGTAATGAAATGGGTCCTAATTGTGTTAGGCTTTAGGCGTCTATTCTAAGAGGTATTTATGTCTGAAGATCAAAAAGTAGAAAACGTCATCATTATTGGTTCAGGACCTGCGGGTCTAACTTCTGCGGTTTACACGGGTCGTGCAAACTTGGAACCTTTGATGATCGAAGGTGAAGAAGCTGGTGGTCAATTGATGATCACTACTGAAGTTGAAAATTACCCGGGCTTTGAGCACGGTGTAACAGGTCCAGACCTGATCGCCGTGATGAGAAAACAAGCAGAGCGTTTCGGCACTCGCTTTATCACTCGCAATGTAACGAAAGTTGATTTTTCTCAACGTCCATTCAAAGTTTGGATTGGCGAGAAACTTCACTTGGCTAAATCGATCATCATTTCTACAGGTGCAAGCGCTAAGTACTTGGGTTTGCCTTCTGAAAAAACTTATATGAACCGTGGTGTGTCTGCTTGTGCGACTTGCGACGGCGCTTTCTTCCGCAATCAAGAAATTATCGTTGTTGGCGGCGGTGACACAGCAATGGAAGAAGCTCAGTTCCTGACTCGCTTTGCTTCGAAAGTTTACGTGGTTCACAGACGTGACCATTTCCGAGCTTCGAAAATCATGGCTGACAGAACTATGAAGAATCCAAAAATCCAAGTGATCTGGGATTCTGAAGTGACTGAAGTTTTGGGTGACGGTAAATCTATGACAGGTGCCAAAGTTCACAATATCAAAACGGGTGAAACCCAAACTATGAACGTGACTGGTTTGTTCATCGCAATTGGACACAAACCAACGACGGATTTGTTCAAAGGTATCTTGGATATGAATGAAACAGGTTATTTGGTTACTCAACCGAACTCGACCTATACGAATATTCCTGGTGTCTTTGCTGCCGGAGACGTGCAAGATTCAGTATATCGCCAAGCGATCACAGCTGCGGGCACTGGATGTATGGCGGCGATCGACGCTGAACGCTGGTTAGAGTCGGAGTCTCATCACTGAAGTTGGTGAAAATGGCCCATCCGACTGCGTTGTCGGGCTGGGTCCTCTCTCCGACGTGCTTGGAGCACACCTGCGCTGTGGGTCCAACCCTCCGCCTTGCGACTGAACCATTTTGACCAACTTTTATTGCGCGGAGCTTTTTTAAAGGGAATTTATGAAAGACAAAAGAATTAATACCAAGGATTTGGTTAACAAGATTGAGAAGATCACGAAGGCTCGTATTGCGAGTCAGGATGTGGTTGATTTGGATCAATTCCGTGAGGCTAAGAAAAAGCTCGATCCAAAAGTTATCTTGGTTATTGAAGATGACGAAACTATGCGTTCTGCAATGAAAAGAATCCTTGAGAGCGAAGGTTATGTGACGAAGCTTGCAGCTGATGCCACAGAACTTTCTACGGTTTTGGATGATCACCCAGTTGATTTGATTCTTTTGGACGTGGGTCTTCCTTGGGTGAATGGCTTCGAGCTGGCTCAGCTGCTTAAAGAAAACAAAGACCTCAAGAAAATTCCTTTGGTGTTTGTTTCCGGAAAAGCTTCCGAAGAAGACATGAAGCAAGCTTTCGAAATCGGCGCAGACGATTACATTAAGAAACCGTTCGACGTTGATAAGCTTAAGAAGACTGTTGAAACGCTTCTTAAAATGAATCCGTAAACTACAATTCGAATAAAAGTTAGAAAAAGGCCTGCGGAATTCGCGGGCCTTTTTTCTTTGTAAACATGACGTAAACGCGGGCGAATTACACTCGGGAATCGTGGTCCAGATTTGATTCTGGCTCGCTACCGTTTGAATGCTGAACAACATAACCTAATGACTACAAGGAGACATTATGAAGTTAGTGTTCGGTAGTTTATTAGTGGCTGCTATGACGGCAGTTGGTTGTGCTCACACTGAAGTCACAACAATGGAAAACGTTCCCTCTAACAAGCCTGGTATCATTTATCTTAAAGCCGGCGATCGTGCGCCAGCAGGTGCGCCTCAATTGGTTTGGGGTCGTGGCACTGTTAATATCTCTGTGACGGGTGCAAGCCCATCTGGAAGCGCTACAAGTGAAGCAAAAGTAAACCAAGAGATGATCTGGACAGAAACAGAATACTTTACTGATTACCGTGCTGAGTATCAGGAAGTTGTTGTTCCAGGCACTTGTTCTGACTTTCAGTGTACTCAATCTGCAGGTAAGAGTGAATTGTGGGATGCATTCTATTCTGCGAGTGGCGACAGAAAAGCAGCAGCTTTGGATGCAGCTATCTCTGGTATCGGCGAAGTTTCTGCAAAGAATCTAGTGGCTAAAGGTTACTTCAAATCCAAACCAAGATCATGGGCAGAGTTTTCTCGCGAGATCAACATGGCGGCTGATCGCAATGTGATCAAGCGCAGTATTGCGACAATGGTTCTTGAAAACAATCGTTATGAAAATATCACGAAGCTTGGTTATGCAGGAAACACATGTCAGGAAGTAAAAAGATCCTGTGATCTGGTTATCTCTAAACTGGTTCAAGTTCCTTTCCAAAATTCCCGTGACATCCAAAAACGCAGAATTGTTGAGACAAGAACTTTCAATGTCACAGTAAATGTGACAGGCGCTTTGTTGATGCAATCTGAAAAAGATGTGATCACAGTTAAAGTTGATGAAATGGGTAAAGTTGTTGCCGTTGATGGTGAAGGATACAACACCTACGCGATGACGAATTCATCTGCAAACGGTCAGAATGTGGTAGTTGATGTTAAGGCAGTGAATCGTATCTTGCGTCCTTTGCCGAACAACCTGATCCGCCAGGAGTCGTTCGTTCTTGTGGGTGATAAGCCGACGTTCGTTTTAGATGTTGATCCTCAGTTTATCCCGGGAGGTGACGATCCAAATGCGCAACTGGTAATTGATTACACTGTGCAAGTTTGTGAATACGGCTGGACTGGAACTTGTGGCTTTTCATCTTGGAAGAATTTGAAAATGGCGAGCGCCGTAATTACGGGAGCGCGCACGACTCTTCAGATCGAAGTACCTCGTAAAAACAAGTCACAACTTTTGTATCGTGTAACTCGCAAAAACAGTATTTTCTTTGATAGCAAAGGATTGAGCGAAAGAGAATCTGACGAAGTAAAAGCTCCTAAATAAACCTTCCGAAAAGCAAAAAAAAGCCCGGTGATGAGCCGGGCTTTTTCTTTTTAAAGTTGTACTTCTTTGGTGCGTTCAAGAGGGGTCAGCATCAGGTACAGTGCTGGGACCACGAACAAAGTTAACAATGTAGATACGATCGTGCCGCCGATGATCGCAAGACCCATTGGCAGACGAGTCTCCGAACCTATACCTGTTCCGATAATCAACGGAGCCGCAGCTGCAATCGTTGCAACAGATGTCATTAGGATCGGTCTTAAACGCACAGGGCAGGCTTCCAGGATCGCCGAGGCAATGCTTTCTTTGTTGTGCCTGCGAACTTGATTGGTGAATTCCACCAGCAAAATCGAATTCTTTTTCGCAATACCCATTAGCACAATCAACCCGATAAAGCTGAACAGATTCAGGGACACATCAAAGGACCATAGCGCCATCAAAGCTCCGCTTACGCTGAAGGGAAGGGCCACAAGCACTGCGATCGGGTGGATGAATGAGTTGAACTGTACCGCCAGAATCAGATAGGCCACCAAGATACCGATCGCCAAGGCGGAGTAAAGACTTTGGAAGGATTGTGCGAATCCAGCAGAGGCTCCTTCAAGGGCATATGAATATCCTGGGGGAAGGATTTCCTTAGCGATGGTGGCGGTGCGGGCCAGGACCGCCGCCTGAGATTGGCCGGGAGCCAAATTTCCAAATACCGAAATCGCCCTTTGGCGATTCACGCGGCTGATGCTTTGAATAGCACCTTCTTCCTTGATATTTACCAGTTGGGACATTGGAATCAAATTGCCGAAGTTATTTCTGACATACAGTCGTTTGAAATCACTTGGTTTCTGAATTTGGTTTTCGTTAATTTTGAAACGTACATCGTAACGTCGTCCGTCAGCAGTGTAACGACCCTGACGAAGTCCCCCGATGCCTGCTTGTAAAAGCTGGCCCACAGTTTCAATAGAAACTCCGCGATCAGCCATGGCTTTACGATTTGGTGTCAGAATCAGTTCTGGAATCCCCGAGCGGAAATCAGAATCCAAATCCACAGCAAGATTTTCTTTCTCCAAGCGTTCCATTAATTCGATAGATTTATCCTGAAGGACTTTAAGATCAGCACCCCTTAAGTTGATGGCTAAGGGATTCTGACGGCCCGATGAAAGATTTCGAGCGGAAACATCACGCATGGAAATGCGCATGCCTTTGACGGATTTAAATTCTTTGCGCAGTTCATTCATAACCTGCACGTGATTCACTTTGCGGTCTGCTCGCCGAATAAGTGTTACGGGGATAAATGCCTGATTAACGTTGCTGGAACCACCGCCGCCACCAATCGAAGTGACAAAGCCCTGAACATTCGGATTTTTTCGCAAGATATCTTCCAGCAGTTTCGTCATATCGCTGGTTGTCTGTAAGGACGTGCCGGGAGCAGCTTGGGCGTTGATAACGATAAAGTTTTGGTCTTGGGCGGGCACGAACTCCTGACGAACTTTTGTAATCAGGAACATCGATATGGCAAAGAAAATGAAGGAAACAATGACGACTGTGTATTTCCAGTTCAGCGTGACTTTTAAAACCCTTTGATAAGCGTGAGAGAAGTTTTCAAAAACCACATCCAAATAGTGTTCAAGCTTAGAAACTTTCGGTTCGCTGCTTAGGAAGGCAGCAGCACGCATCGGAGTGATCGTGACGGCCTCCAAAAGCGACAGTAATACCGCGGCACTCATAGTGATACCAAATTGGAAAAAGAACTTTCCGATAATTCCATCCATGAACACAACAGGAAGGAAAACCGCCACGACGGCGAGAGTTGCAGCGATAGCGGCAGGTAGAACTTCTTTCGCCCCATCTGAAGCGGCTTTCGCTGAGCCCTTACCCATGCGGTAGTGGCGAATGATGTTTTCCAAAAGCATGATCGCATCGTCGACGACGATCGAAATTGAAAGCGTCAACGCGAGCAGGGTAAAAAGATTTAAGGTGAAGCCCGAGAAATATAGAATCGTAAAGGTTCCGACAATGGAGGTGGGAATAGAAAATAAGATATTGATCGCGGCTGGTATGCTTCCCAGGAATAAAAAGCAAATGACGATGGTGATCAGGGCTGCGACCCAAAGTTTTTCCAAGGTCAAATGCACAGTCGCTTCGGTCGAGCGAGTGTAGTCAACATTTACGCGATAGCTATAACCCTTTGGAAAGCTGTCTTTGATTTCCGCCAGTTTCTTTAAGACGGCGTCCGCCACTTGAACTTCATTGGTGCCCCGTTGCTTGCGGACCTGCATGGCTACTGCTTGGTGTCCTTCAAAGCGGGCAAGACGACGAACATCAGAAAGACCATCTTCCACCCGGGCGACGTCGCGGATAAAGATAGAGCGATCTTGGATGCGTTGACCGCCGCGATTAAGGATTTGAATATCACCAACTTCTTTCACGTTGCTGGCTTCACCCAGCCAGCGGACACGCAATTCGCGGTCTTTCTCGGTGAATTGACCGGCGGCACTTTCCAAGTGCTGACTTGCCAGAGCGGCAACGACGTCATTCACTGTCAAATAGTTCGCTTCAAGCTTGGTGACATCCAGCCAGATGCGCAGATTCCTTTCGCTGAAGCCGCCGATGCTGACTTCGCCGATACCGGGAAGGAAGCGCAATTGATCCAACAGGTAATTGTTGGTCCAGTTCAGCATTTCTTTTAAAGAAGCATCCCCGTAAACAGAGACAATCATGATTGGATCTTCTTCAGGATTTTGTTTTCTGACGACCGCAGGGTCCACACCTTGTGGCAAACGCAATTGGCTTAGGGCTGTTTGTACTTCTTGCAGGACCACATCGACATTGCGATTGATATCAAATTCTAAAGTTACGGTTCCAGCTCCCTGCCGAGCAGAAGAACGCATTTCTTTGATACCTTCGATTGCTAAAAGGCGTTCTTCGATCGGATCGACTAATTCAGCTTCGACAACTTCGGGTGCGGCACCTTCGTAAGTGACAGAGACGCTGACGATGGGAAAGTCTACGTCAGGCAGTTGGCTGATCCCCATGCGGTTTCCGCAGATGGCACCAAAAACAATCAGTGCAAACATGATGACCCAGGCAAAAACGGGACGGCGAATGGAAAGATCAATCAACCCCATGGAATCCTCCGTAAGGTCCTAGCTTCCCTAGGGATTCCCTATAGATCAATCACTTTTACCTTAAAAAAACTTAGGCAATCAAATTGCAACCATCATTCTTCAGAGGAGAATAGGGACCTGAAATGCAATTAAAGGAATTTTGGCTTTCAATTAGAATAGCACTAATTGTCGCTGTCGTTTTGTTAGACAGCGGGCACGCCTTTTCTCAATCCTCATCTTGGTCTTCACAAATGGAAACTGCTCTGCTTCAGGATCAGGGTTTTCAGTCGTGGAAATGGCTGGAGTCGGACTGTGACGACTGTCAAATTATGTTGGTACCAAACTCTGATGAGGTGCAAACTATCCAAGTGCGCCGTTTCATTCAGGCCCTTGCTGTGAATAAGATTGAACTTCAGAAAATGTATAAAGTGAGCGGTGACGAGTACACCTTACTGGCCCAGATGTCTGTGGGTATTTTAGGACGCGAAACTCGCTTTGGAGAAAGTGCGCGGTACAAAGTAAAAGAAACGATGCCTTGGGCCGTGAGCTTAGCGAAAGTTATGCGCTCGGTGACGACAGGTAAAGGGGTTGACCCAAACAGTCGCGGTCTGACGCAGATTAAGTTCTTACCAGCAGCGGTCGTCGAGAAATTTGGAATCACTTCTGAAAACTTGTATATCCCAGAGAATGCTGCGATTGCGACGATGGGTTATTTGATTGAAGCCCTAAAGCAAATGAAAACCAGAATTAAAACATACCATCTAGATCATATTACTCCAGATAAGTATGCTGACTATTTGCCTTATATCTATTTTGGAAGATCAAAAGCTTTAATCGATAAAACAGCTATTCCTGAGCAGAATAGCTATGTGCAAGCTCTAAAAAAATACATGTCGATGATCGATGTCTTTGAAAGACAGCCTTAGTTAGCGACAGTCATTCCCGTGATACATTTCGTGTAAAGACTTGTTCCTGCAAATGGAACTGTACCGTCACGGGTCAGTGTTTTTGAAGTTGCGTCGAAAGTGAAACGTTCAATCCCATTCGCCAAAGTTGTCGATCCATTGGCCACAAAAACTCCGCCACTATTTGAGTCGTAAGTCATCGCAGAGATACCGCGTAGAACGGATGCATTTTCATAGGCCTTCGTTGCGCCAGTAATCGCACCCGTCGTTTCATTCACATCATAAGCATAAATATAGTCTTGAGCGGCCGTACTACTGGAGTAAGAGACCAGCAAGTATCCCGTATTGGCGGTCGTCGTCGAGGGAATATAAACCATCGCTGTTGGGTATGTTGTCGTTGCGGGTGCGGCAACTGCGGTTGTGCAATCTGCGGCGGCCGACCAACCGTTCACATTATTAACGAAGACCACGCGATTGTTGGGTGTCGCGGCGGCATGGGCAAAGATATATTTTGAATTAGAAACGGCCACAACTGCTGTGATCAAGGAATTGTTAGTCGTGCCACAAGAACCACCTGTGGGTGCATTGATAAATGGATTGGCACCGACAGTGACACGTCCTTTGCTGGAACTGATTTTTTCTACGGCAACACTTTTTGAAATCAGCAGACCACCATCTGGTGTCCGAAACATATTGCGAACGATGTGCGCAGCTGTATTCGTCAGAGTCGTACTGTCACTAAAGTAAGTGGAGAATTGGCTGCTCCCTTTCTTTTTAACCAAATCAATCCTGCGAGCATTGCTGGTGGAGTTTTCAACCAAGACTAACAGGTTTGAATCATCTGAGTTTAGAACCGCTTGCGGTCTATCTGTGGAATTCACAGTGTTGTAGTCCATGACGATTTCATCAACCACACCCGTGGATAAATTCAATTTGCTAACAGTGCGTGAAGGTGTTTCTGCTGTAAGACCATTTCCCACATAACAGGTGCCCGAGGTGATATATAAATGAGTTCCTGAGCTTGCCGAGTCTTCAACCTTCGGTTCGCAGGCACTCAGACCAACAGACAGAATCACCATTGAGGAAATAGGAAATAGATTCTTCATGAAATCTCCTTAAACGCGCTTCACTTTGAGATCGGCGAGTTGTTAAGAAATCTTTAATTAAGAATCTTAAATATATTGGATTTTTAACCAGCGGCTTTTTTATTCGCAGCTTGTGCTTTAAGGTAGGACCTAAGTAGGGTGTCGAGTTTTGAAGTCATACCCTCATCTTGTTCGATGAACATTAGTCGCCGAGGATCGGTCATGTCACCAACGATTTTTGCTCTGAAAAGCAGACGACCGCGAGCTGTGTCCTTTTCATAAGGATTCACGATGATCAAATCAAACGGAACATTTAGGAACTCGCGAGGAATTTCTTTTTCCAGCTGCGTACCGCTGATCGAGATGTCTCGAGAGAATGTACGGAAGGATTTGGTTTTTGAAACCAGGATGATTTCAATTTTGAATTCATGACGAGTGTCTTTGCGGCGATCTGAATCTTCGTTGCGAGAATCAGTTTCTTCGTAAACTTTCACTTTCTCAGGAATACCGACTTTATTGATTTTAGAAATATCCAGATCATCACCATTAAAGTCATGGTGATAGTAACCATAGTCGACGGGATTGGAGTTCTTCATGGGCTTACCATCTCGGACTTTAGTAAATAGTCCCGACATTGTAATCATCGTTCCCGAATTGGTTTTTTCTGTTTCCTCTGCGGCAATGACCTGAGTGCTATCTTCACTGGAAGTGTAGTGCTTTTCGGTTTGCTCGCTTTGGTTTGCAGGTTGAGGTGGTTTGGTCATGACGAAATAGCTCTGACCTGACTTCAGGAAATCCTTTACGCAAGTCCAATCGGGCCATCCTGGTGTCCAGATGAAGTATTTAAGATGGTCGTTCTTTTTCAACGACAGCAAAAATACCTGTGCCTGAACCACAGACATTGGCTTGGATTGTTCCTTCTTTTCGGCTTCATAGAAAAGCCAAATTTTCCCCTGAGTCTTCATTACTAAAGTTATCGGTTATTGGGGAACACACTTAAGTAACCTGGACTCACTTTAGTGAACTCAGTGCTCACTCCAAATCCACGAATTTTCTTCGTCTCAGAGTGAGATTCTCAGTCGCACAAATATCAGAAAATTTGTTTCAAAATGTAGGATAAATCCGAATAATTTTTCAGAAATGCTTTTGGTTCGTACTTCATAAGTATGTCGGGAGGGGTGTAGCCAAACTCGATGGCCAGAGACGTTACGCCCGCACGCTGAGCGGAAACCATATCTGGTATACCATCGCCGATCATCACAGTGTTGTGCGGGTGATGGCCTGCAAGTTTCATCATTGTATTCAATGGCAGTGGACTTGGTTTTCTTTCGGTCAAAGTATCTGCTCCAAAGACATTCACCCACGGAAAACGATGCAAACCCAGATGCTGGATGATCAACTTTGCCGGGATTTCGTTTTTGTTGGTGATAATTGCGATCGGGCCTGCATAGCTACCCAGAAAGTTTTCCACTTCGGGATAGATCTGTGTTTTATTCAGCATTTCCTCTTCGTATATTTGCAAAAATTCGGCTTCGAGGTTGATGATCTGTGCCGGCGACAAATTGTCGTTAACGAAAAGATCTGCGAGGAGCTTTTTAAGGCCTTCCCCGATATGCGCGATGATTTCTTTATCACTTAGCGTCTGTTTGCCATGATTTTTCAAAGTGCGGTTGACTGCGACTATGATATCGGGAGCGGAGTCAATCAATGTGCCATCAAGATCAAAAACTAAAAGAGGATTCATGCACCTTATTTAGCCTGTATTTCAGTTATCGCACAATCTCAAAGTCAACGCGGCGGTCAGCGGCGGCTTTGATTTTAGTTCCCGGAATGATTGTATTACTTGCTCCCACGCCGATCGCTTCCACTTTGTTTGCTGGAACACCCTTGGAGATTAGATATCTTCGTACATTTTCGGCTCTTCTTTGCGACAGAAGCATGTTACGAGAATCATCCCCGGTCGCATCGGTAACACCAGTCAGTCGTATGACGTTAAAAGAATTAAGGGACCCGTTAATTTCCGTCGCAATGTGATCTAAGGCATTCTTACTCGCGGGTGTGAGTTCGGCGCTGGCATAGTCAAAACGAATATTTTTTGAAAGAGTTTCATATCGGACACTTTGCCTGAGGTCGTTGCCTGCGTTGCTTAATGCAGATTCGGGTGCTTTTTGTGGACTCGCTTTCACGGGGCGAAGGAGATATTCATCATCACGTTTTGATTTGGAGGAGCAGGAGGCCGTTGCTCCGGCTAAGGCTATGCTTATCAGAAACTGAATCGCCAATTGGGCTCTTTGTTGAGTGACGCCAGAAATCATATGATCCTCCGTGATCAAGTGAGTGCTGCCTGTTTTCAGGCTAAGCTGCAGGATAAGTCGGAGCAAATTAACTTCCTGTTAACTTCTGGATGAAGTCGTGAGAACATTCATCCATGCGTGAATCAGTGCTTTCCAACAAAGAAGAATATCTGGGTGCTCTTTTTAATAAAGAGAATGAGACGAAAAAACTTTCCCGCCAGGCAGCTGAAGAGCTAGGTCTAGCAAGAATTAGCATTTCTCCGGCGGAAGCACAGTTGGCTCACGTCCTGGTGAAAATGCATGGTTGCCGCAAGTTCATAGAGATTGGAACATTGACGGGACTGTCTGCCCAGTATTTTCATGAAGCTTTGCCGGAGGGCGGGGAGTTATGGACTTTAGAGAAAGACCCTGAGCATGCACGTCGTTCGGCGGAAGTGTTTTCTAAAATCGATCAATCGAACAAGAAAATTCATCTGGTGGTCGGTGATGCCCGCGAAGAGTTAGTTAAATTAGAATCGCAAGGTCCATTTGATGGAGTGTTTATCGATGGAAACAAAGCCGCTTATCTGGATTACCTGTTGTGGGCAGAAAAAAACTTACGCAAAGGTGGCTTGGTGCTGGCCGACAATATATTTTTAAGTGGTGCTGTTTGGGGAGAAGCCACAATTCAGAAATTCTCAGAGAAACAGATTCGTATTATGCGTGAATTCAATGAACGTTTGGCGAATCCAGATCTTTACGAGGCGGCTATTGCTCCCACATTTGAAGGATTGTTTGTTGCAATAAAAAAGTAGAACCTTATCTGAAGGAGTGATTTTGAAGTTCTGGCTGGGAATTTTAATTTTTTTATTTTCCTTCGGAGCTTTGGCAAAGATCATCGTCAGCTCGGATCCCTATCCTCCGTTAATTTATCTTAAAAAGGGTGTGCCTGCGGGCACCGTTACAGACATTTTACCGCTTATTTTGGATAAGCCCGCTTCCGAGCTGACCTATCGCTTTTCTCCCTGGAAAAGAGTTTTATTAGATGCTGAAAAGGGTTCGGTCGATATCGTCGGGCCTTTGTTGATTACTGCTGAAAGATCCAGATTCCTGGTATTCACGGAGCCGTTGATTCGCGCGAACATTTCTTTGTGGGTTCGTCGTGATAATCCCAAAGTCAAAGAGCTTATCAAGCGTAATCAACCGATTAAAGACTTCCGAGAGTTGGGCGATCTCACCTTTGGACAAATTCTGGGATATGCGTTCGGTGAAGACTTTGGCGCATTTTTTAATAGACCCGAGGTGCGCAAGGTTGAAGTGGTAGATATGGGCCAGGGCGTGCGGATGCTGACTTCCAAACGCATTGATGTCTTTTTGGCTTACAGTCCCGTGATCGAGTACTATATTGGCGAGCTCAAGCTTAATAAAGGCGATTTTTATGTGCTGGGTGAAGCAAATCGCGAAGTGATGTATGTGATGGGGGTTTCAAAAAAATCTTCTCTG
This genomic window contains:
- a CDS encoding efflux RND transporter permease subunit — protein: MGLIDLSIRRPVFAWVIMFALIVFGAICGNRMGISQLPDVDFPIVSVSVTYEGAAPEVVEAELVDPIEERLLAIEGIKEMRSSARQGAGTVTLEFDINRNVDVVLQEVQTALSQLRLPQGVDPAVVRKQNPEEDPIMIVSVYGDASLKEMLNWTNNYLLDQLRFLPGIGEVSIGGFSERNLRIWLDVTKLEANYLTVNDVVAALASQHLESAAGQFTEKDRELRVRWLGEASNVKEVGDIQILNRGGQRIQDRSIFIRDVARVEDGLSDVRRLARFEGHQAVAMQVRKQRGTNEVQVADAVLKKLAEIKDSFPKGYSYRVNVDYTRSTEATVHLTLEKLWVAALITIVICFLFLGSIPAAINILFSIPTSIVGTFTILYFSGFTLNLFTLLALTLSISIVVDDAIMLLENIIRHYRMGKGSAKAASDGAKEVLPAAIAATLAVVAVFLPVVFMDGIIGKFFFQFGITMSAAVLLSLLEAVTITPMRAAAFLSSEPKVSKLEHYLDVVFENFSHAYQRVLKVTLNWKYTVVIVSFIFFAISMFLITKVRQEFVPAQDQNFIVINAQAAPGTSLQTTSDMTKLLEDILRKNPNVQGFVTSIGGGGGSSNVNQAFIPVTLIRRADRKVNHVQVMNELRKEFKSVKGMRISMRDVSARNLSSGRQNPLAINLRGADLKVLQDKSIELMERLEKENLAVDLDSDFRSGIPELILTPNRKAMADRGVSIETVGQLLQAGIGGLRQGRYTADGRRYDVRFKINENQIQKPSDFKRLYVRNNFGNLIPMSQLVNIKEEGAIQSISRVNRQRAISVFGNLAPGQSQAAVLARTATIAKEILPPGYSYALEGASAGFAQSFQSLYSALAIGILVAYLILAVQFNSFIHPIAVLVALPFSVSGALMALWSFDVSLNLFSFIGLIVLMGIAKKNSILLVEFTNQVRRHNKESIASAILEACPVRLRPILMTSVATIAAAAPLIIGTGIGSETRLPMGLAIIGGTIVSTLLTLFVVPALYLMLTPLERTKEVQL
- a CDS encoding PilZ domain-containing protein, translated to MKTQGKIWLFYEAEKKEQSKPMSVVQAQVFLLSLKKNDHLKYFIWTPGWPDWTCVKDFLKSGQSYFVMTKPPQPANQSEQTEKHYTSSEDSTQVIAAEETEKTNSGTMITMSGLFTKVRDGKPMKNSNPVDYGYYHHDFNGDDLDISKINKVGIPEKVKVYEETDSRNEDSDRRKDTRHEFKIEIILVSKTKSFRTFSRDISISGTQLEKEIPREFLNVPFDLIIVNPYEKDTARGRLLFRAKIVGDMTDPRRLMFIEQDEGMTSKLDTLLRSYLKAQAANKKAAG
- a CDS encoding HAD family hydrolase, yielding MNPLLVFDLDGTLIDSAPDIIVAVNRTLKNHGKQTLSDKEIIAHIGEGLKKLLADLFVNDNLSPAQIINLEAEFLQIYEEEMLNKTQIYPEVENFLGSYAGPIAIITNKNEIPAKLIIQHLGLHRFPWVNVFGADTLTERKPSPLPLNTMMKLAGHHPHNTVMIGDGIPDMVSAQRAGVTSLAIEFGYTPPDILMKYEPKAFLKNYSDLSYILKQIF
- a CDS encoding OmpA family protein, producing MISGVTQQRAQLAIQFLISIALAGATASCSSKSKRDDEYLLRPVKASPQKAPESALSNAGNDLRQSVRYETLSKNIRFDYASAELTPASKNALDHIATEINGSLNSFNVIRLTGVTDATGDDSRNMLLSQRRAENVRRYLISKGVPANKVEAIGVGASNTIIPGTKIKAAADRRVDFEIVR
- a CDS encoding O-methyltransferase, with the protein product MRESVLSNKEEYLGALFNKENETKKLSRQAAEELGLARISISPAEAQLAHVLVKMHGCRKFIEIGTLTGLSAQYFHEALPEGGELWTLEKDPEHARRSAEVFSKIDQSNKKIHLVVGDAREELVKLESQGPFDGVFIDGNKAAYLDYLLWAEKNLRKGGLVLADNIFLSGAVWGEATIQKFSEKQIRIMREFNERLANPDLYEAAIAPTFEGLFVAIKK